The Vespula pensylvanica isolate Volc-1 chromosome 3, ASM1446617v1, whole genome shotgun sequence nucleotide sequence AGGCTTCGAGCGACAACATTACTTTCACCATAACTCCAGCGCTTTTTCGTGCTCGATCGACcttcctatctatctatctatctatcctccagtcgttcttctatttattcagAGACACCAAGGACACGCGTTCAACGTTTACGCATAAATCCAAGAACAAATCCCCCTTTCGATATAGTTCGACATGTGtaataacaaaatagaaaacaatcgTTTCTCACATTTTTccaatttcttaaaaaaagcttgtaaatattttcgagcCCGTGTCTTGAAaacttttcaaagagaaaaccTTCTTCTTGTCATCATCAgactttgttatatataaagttttgtGAAGACCCTTTAGAAACgctttatttacgtatatcgttcaagtataacgaaaaaaaaaaaaaagcgaaagaaaaaacaaaaagaaagagaaagaagaagagaaagaagaagaagaagaagaagaagaagaagttatgACTTTCCTGCTGATAATCGCATCAGGAAACATTAACTAGTCggtatttttttaaagtagataaaaatctctctcttgaaagaaaaagagagagagagagagaaagagagaaagaaagaaagggagagttTTTAGCAGAGGAAGAATAAGTTTAAAAAGAATGCGAAGTTTGCCAACGACGTTGGTTGCATGTTgacgcaaagagaaagaaagaaaaaaagagagagagagagagagagagaaagagagagagaaagagagactagAGGAAAAAAGTTGAGGGTGTTGCGTTGGGAAAGACGGTaaacaaaggagaaaagggCTGAAAGTGGGAGTGTGAGGAGTTGAGAAGGCAGTGCACGAACAGAGAAGAACGAGACGAGAATGGGACGAGAAACGAGGGATGCTGTGCTCTGTACCACTAACACCAATAACAACACAGACACACTAATACCGATTCACACGGAGTCCCGCGTCGTGGCTTATAAGAGTTGGCTTTGCCCTTCCTAACAATAAGCTCATTCGGTATGCAAGACTTGCAAGCTTGCGTCCAGCAGAAGGGCTAATGCAATCTTTCGTGAAGCAGCGAGCGTCCTCTCGTATCCAAGCTGGCCGACGACGCTTTTATTCACCTTGACGGTATTCTACCGAAGCTCTACGAGCTTTCAAGCTACCACGTTAGTCGTACTAGGCTTGcgttaacgttaacgttaatGTTCCAAGTGAAACCACGACTGAACCGATCCTATCGTCCATCCTCTATGTACTCTagattatcgagaaaatttaCAAAGGACGTTActtgaataaaatttcgtcTCGGACCTTTGTCAAGAAAGTgttattgttcttttattctctttctttttctctttctctttctctttctctttctctttctcttctatttttctttgtttgtttttctaccTATTTTTCATAAACGATGCGATTGATTTCGAGATAGGTggagaagaataaagagggatagatagatagatagatagatagatagagagagttaaagaaaaaaaagagagggtgaaAATTCGGCGCGCATATAAGGGAgactaatttttcatttcaaaggCGTCAGCTTTGATCACGAACGGTATAAATCCTAGAAACAATTAACATTGTTCTACAGTTAGAGACGTTGCTATAACTCAAACGTCGCTCGTAATTCACTCTCGTATCCGATCACAGTAACAGATCAAGGTTCAAACGTTCGGCCATTAAAAAGCGAGTGGAAAGTTGGAAGCATAGATTGAACAAtaatagtagtggtggtagtagcgATGGTAGTAGTATtagcagtaatagtagtagtagaggcAAGTTTTGGTCAGACGGTAACCAATCGAGAGATTTGTTCGAAGCACGCGTTAGAACTCTCTACTCTCCTAACGCTACTGACCTAACGTTTGCTATCTACTTTGCGAACGCGTTTTCCCATCGTCAGCATTTTACTCGAACGCGACAAAGAGACTCGTCGTGTGCTTTTGTGTTGCAGCATGAAAGTGCAGTTTTCTCCAACGAACGAACTAGCACAGCTCTCTTTTTAACCCTCGAATCGAAGCATTCGGGCGTAACGAGCAATTCCATTAAATCCTGTGAACGTagatacgcgtatatatgtgtgtgtatatctctatatgtatacttttatatatatatatatgcgtgatCGTATATACCAAGTACAAAAGGATATCGGGCGTGGATAAGAGGACGTGCTCTggtcgttctctctctatctctttttctctcatattctctcaccctctctctttctctctctttctctttcttattctctttctctccgggCATACCCGGAATACGATGACTCCGATACGACCATTCTTTCGCGATTTAATTTTCACCGAGCTACGAAACGACCCACTGAGCACGTGTAACCTGTCCCGAGCAATTTGTAAGAGCGTTAGCCGAAGGTCCGGGAACTCGAAAGATTAACGTTGGATCCTTCTGATCGaatcgtttcttcgaatttaCCTTTCTACTACATTCCTCCTATGAATACgcaaagaaacagagagagagagagagagagagagagagagagagagagagagagagagagagagagatatgtatgtatgtgtacgttcAACGTTTTAACGAAAAACTACTGAatgaatatcattattaaatctatttaatacgatcaaacaattttttttaattgaaatataaaataatattattttattaatttctaaatctTTTGGCTCGAATATAAGCTTTTCAATGTATGTTAATAACGTTCCGTCCGAACCGGTCGAGTCACGGATTTTAGCGAACTCGGGAGGGAATGATCGAATAGAAAGATTATTCTGTACGATGAAATGATTTCGTGTCACGACAGATTAGGATTTTAAGTCTTTAACtaagttcttctttttaagcTATAGCCTTTATGCCATGCAATAAAGGGATGAGAAAGATAGGTGGTCGGAAGAAACTATACGCTTTAAACAAACAGgacgattatttttcattataccATTTAGGTAAAAAATCGTTCGTGATTTTCATCGTTCGCCATTGCACGCGAAAGATGTATGAAAAATGGATACATAAAATACTACTTGCTTTCGACacaaaagtttttataatCACTTGCTTGGTTCTGTTAAGATCCCAAAAAGAGGGATttgtacaattaataattatatctcatTAGTTTCGAGTTTCCTcgtttttcttaattcttatCAATTTCCTGTCTTTCATGACGATCAGCATCACCGAAAGATATgttagcatttttttttttatctcgcgaAAAAGTTTTTGATCTGCGTCATTACTTAGACTGTTCATTGACCGAATTCTTATGCTCAACGATCAGTCGTCAGCGAATTTTGTTTTGCGAAAAGTTTTTGATCTGCGTCTCGAACTAGGTTGTTCATTGACCGAATTTGTATGCCCGATGATTTGTCGTCAGCGAATTTTTTCTTACGGAAAAGTATTctgaataaaacgaatatatatatgtatatgtatatgttatgtgtatgtatatatcggatattataataacaatctCATAAAATTCTTTGCATAATGatctaaaatgaaaaaaagaagaagtaatggtagttgaaaataattagataatgGCTGAATAGTTAGCGGTCGAATTTCTgcttgataaattttattaacggTTGGTTAATTATCAGTTAAAGTATAATATCCATAAAGGTCAtgagaattaataaaacattgtcTATCGATTCGatggaaatttttattaaaattcgttCCTTCTAATCTGATTTCGTATGTCATTTTACaatgaataattgaaataaacattctatttctctctctctctctctctctctctctctctctctctctctctccccctacgttctctttttgaaaaaagaattcactTCGGTGAATtcatgataaaagaaaatgtaggtCCACCATTTCAAGAATACACGTGGTCATTATAAAGTCCTTGTGCaacttgaaataataatttcttttctttagaaagaTAATAGCTATCGATAAAATCCTTCACAGAGATAATTTCTTCAAGTTCTTCTCTTGTCAAACACATAAAAGACTTCCTCGGttcaaattatttcctttcttttttattaaacgattcaAAAGAACGTATTTTTGAAAGCTCGGAATCGACTTTTTCAAATCGATACGATATCATGAACAATAGAACATTTTTAAAGCCCctgtatatagatacaatCGTATGTATTATCGTATTGCCTATAATCAGGGGCTTTAGAAAAGCTTTTCAGTCTAATACACGATAAATGACTGAcaattatatgtatagaatatCATCTGTCTTCAGGCGTGATACTTCAAATTCGTATcactaattataaattaataaataaaaataattttgatttgtttttttttccatttttacgatataccttcattaattttacgatctaTTAAACacatcgaattaaaatttggataaatacatataatcttataataatatctcaaAGGTAacaagatttttaatatttgatctataatcttgtatttttatttccttgaCTTCGCATAGTCGAGTGAAACTATCTCACAGAGAGGTACGCGAAAGATTTCGGATCTAGGATTGGATCGTGTTCTCCATTTACGAAACGCGTACGCTTCACCTACCTTCAGTACCGTTTTGCAATAAGAACATTCCGAGCGCATAACGCAAATGCCGCACGCTCTTCTCTACGACCTTTTAATAAATGGTTCTTCTATCTCTCCGTCTCTTAGACGCGCGCGAGTGCACGCACGAGCAGCTCTTAAACTCAAGCAGAACTATGCAAATTACGATTTGCGACGAACGAGATAGAAAAGCCGACTCGAGGATCGTCGAGTCTTTCAATTCAATTCAAGTTCGcctagaatttcttttctctgatctttaaaaaaaagaaaaaaaaaaaaaaagaaaagaaaaaaaaaagaatgaaaaagaaagaaacaaaattacaaattacaaTAATTGTAGCAATCTAAATCACAAAAGAAttacatatttcttctttcgcctCTATATTGTTtgaaaacgaatgaacgaataaaagacAAACTTCATCCTATTTCTAAGACAAAAAAGACGCGTGAAATTTAAATACCGAACAggaatatagattttttttttcaatttaaattataacaaacGTGTGAGCtttctatcgatttatcgaatacGACCTTTTCCAGCATGAAAACTGTccgaatgaataaatttatctctctacctctttctctctctctctctctctctcttttttttttttcaattgccAAAGTGACTAAAATTAATCGCACATAATGTAATTAACTGCACGGTGCTGCACGAAACTCAACCGCACGTGTAATTGAACGTATCCAGACTTTTTtctgacaaaaaaagaaaaacgaaaggaatacgtagggaaacagaaaaaggtgcaagaagaatatatcttctttcgtgGGCAGATATTTTCAACGAGTAACATTACGGCTTACAGTTTTCATCCGGCgatgtttcttattttaaaaaaagaaagaaagcaagaaaaaagagagagaaaaagaaagagaatatatactTCTCACTCGCACActcatgtttttctttcttttccaaggACTCCTGCATGGCTCGCGATGTCCCGAGGACAGcgtggaaaatgaaaatggcGAGTGCAAATGCTCTCCGACGTGTCCTTCACCACCGGTCTGTTCTGAACCTGAACAACGTCTGTTACTGACAAGAAATGCAATTCCTGGGACACCCGGTAGATGTTGCCCACGTTATAAATGTCTTCCCTCAGGTAATACCTCATATCgtctaataattataataattacgataattgcaaaattataggcattgaaaaaaattgtttgaaaataaaatacaaattattgatataattaagtaataaaGTGTATCAATTCTAATAACAGGACATCAGCAAGATGGACATCAAGAAGGACAGGATCAACAGCAGAGTTCGGAAAACGGTTGTCCCAGGGATAGTGTTCCAAGTGAAGATGAAGTATGCAAATGCGTACCTACCTGTCCACCTGCGTCTTGTAAACCAGGTGAACGTGCCGTTGAGGTCAGGCGAGCTGTACCTAATACGCCTGGTTCCTGCTGTCCTCTTTACGATTGTGTAGCTTCAggtaattaagaaaaagaaaaaagatcttaaTACAAATCCTGCTTATTAACTGATGAAACATACAAATGAATAAacaatcttatttattaaatcctAATCTTATTAACGAATATGTATACTCGTTATCTTATAcacgtatagatataaattattacatttgttaGAATTACAAGTGAACCTTCTTTGATTAGATTTAAAATTCTAAAGATCTTGCTGAAAGAAGGACCgataaaagtaaatgaaatttatggcGTTCCATTCACAGGAGTATacgtacgataataaaattagacTGGTCAAGTTACGTGGTTCACCctgtatacatgtacatacaataTCGGGTCGATATCTCGAATCtccattctctccctctcccaaTCACAATTCCAATCGTCGTCCACACattctcttcctatctctctctctctctctctctctctctctctctctctctctctctctctctctctctctctctctctctctctctctctctttatcatccCTCTGTCTTTTACTCTCACGCCAGTACACATGTagatatacacgtgtatatagaGTATCAATACCAAGTAACAATTTTCTACCCTTAGAGACACACGATCCTAAGTGTTTCTTCGTGATAGCACTAAGACCACGctatttccatttcttttttctcgaggaATCtcgagagagataggaaaataAACGAGCACGTCTTCGAATCGACAGagacggaaaaagagaaaaaagcgatTAGGTTGTGCTGCTTAgacaaatggaaaaaaagaaagggtagtatttggaagaaaagatttttaactACCAAGTTAACAAGGGTGATCacccatttctctctctctctctttctttcttttttcttaagaacTTCGATACTACCTGTTGAATTTTAATGAGCTTACTCTTATCTTGCATCCCTCCCTCTCGGAACTTAATAACATTGGCCATATTCACATTGAAATTTCATAATCATTAAAACTTAACCATAACCTTAGCTATACAAGATTGGATTGGAGATTCAAAGTTCGAAAGGAAAGTCTAAGGAGAGtattcgatcgtcgatcgaactTAACTACCTTCTCTAATCCGCTCTCTAATCCACGAGGAAACAAGTAACGACATCGACGTTCGCTTTTAATCGATTACCTTTTAATTATGGTTCAAGCGTAATGGGCAAATATTGACTTGTGGTAATGCTCCTAGTGCTAGTAGTTAATACTAGTTAGATAACGCGGTAATTTCATATCACGCTTCATTATGATCATATTTTAAATTGTATCAAACTTTGACCCCGTCGCTTATATTCCTACGttctattaacaatttttaaatatcgccTGACATTTTAACTAACAGGCGAGCTTCATTAccttactttttaattatttccataCGTCAATTAATTCATGTAATTTCtgagaattaatatatttaattttttgataatactaGAACTACCAAACCGATCGAAATGAAGGATTTTAGATTCGTCTAGtgttatatcaaaaaatttttattgcaaaatcgaatgaattgaaaataataacaaataaagtgtttttatttttcttctcaagTACCCACCaaataattgattgatttGATAAAACTATTCTAGTGTtaatctttgctttttttcttcctttaatcTTTCAATCAATcctttttcaatcattttcgTTTGGAATTcaaattttcctttcattttgaatatgatttttgttattttaatgaaaacaatatttgtaaaaaatattgtatttgtaaaaattaaagttaacgaatcaattaaaaatgttgaatCTTACAGAATCCGTATACTGGATCGAAACCGAAGAGGGTAGCAATACCGGGAATTGTTTCTTCAAGGATGGGATTTTCCGACGAGTTGGTGAACATTGGAAAGAGGAACCTTGTGTAAATTGCACATGCCAGGAGAATGGGCAAGTGTCCTGTCAAGCGATCATGTGCAAATTTTGTGCAAACGCAATACCACCAGATCCAGGCGAATGTTGCTCTCACTGTCCACAACCAACGAGTTCGACCGATGTCGATGTCGATAACAAGTCGATTTGCAAGACTCCTTTGATCGACTGTAACCTCAATTGCGATCGTTATTTGACCGACGAGGACGGCTGTCAAATTTGCGAATGTTACGAATCAACAAAGGTcagtctttctccttttttttttttttttttattttcgtggaacatttcttctattctattatatttcttcattttaatactttctatataatcctattatcttttgtaattacaatataaaattatgtaaaagttTTATATCTATACAGATATAACGTAAgcaaacattaatttttaaatataaattagcaattaatttttcaattaaaaatttacatgaCATTACGAaggattataatatttgtaatataatatttttgtaaactGTGAGAAGAACATGACagattttttagaaatttcttttcgatgctAATATGAGATTATcgtttttatacttttttttttttctttgtaacaaagaaaagatcaaATCATTAATAGCAAGTTTGATATCATACGAATTCGAATTTCGACGTATAAATGGGTTTTAtcgcgagaaagaaattaaacaaatttattttaaaaaaaaaatgaatccatactttaaaaaatttttttaagtaaaaaataataaaaaatgaaagcttCTAACTAAAGCACACGAAACACCGCGTCAAAAGCAAGAAATTCCATcgaggaaaattaaaaaagctcGTCTACCATACTATATTTGTCACCTTTGACGGTATAAATTTTCCCCGTTTCATCATCCGTTCGTGTTTTTGACACTACAACtattgttatctttttaacGTTTGTCTCGACCAAATATAGACATGACTTTGAATcttcaataaaatatgaaaatattctagctgatataatcgaaaaaaggaagacttgaaattttcaaaagagttaaaaaatctggaataataaacaaagttcttttgttacttttaaactaataataaagtattactattatcatctttatcattatcgatctaatttaacaatatatagatattaaatagaatttctatttaagaaaattcacgaatataaataatttctttcctgTCGTTCTActgtattgttaaaaaaaaaaaatcacttcCTTATTTCATCTAAATACAAggagaattttaatttcagaACGAAATAGTCCACACACCATTCGAAAATGATAAACATTGTCCAGAATTATCAAACTGTGAACTGAACTGCGATCTCGTAAAAGACGAGAGTGGATGTTCGATTTGTACCTGCCAATCAACATCAAATTCATCGTCACCATCACTGTCACCTCAACGACATCAACAAAATTCGAGTGTCTCTTCGTCGAATCGGACATTGAGCCATCCAAATGTCGAGAGTTTCGAAAATGACGACGATAAGAAAATCGTCTGTCCCGAAGTAAAGTGTGATCTTCATTGCGAACATGGTCTCATGATGGACGAGAACGATTGTACTTTATGCGAGTGCAAACAGCTTCACGAGGACTGTCCTCTGTTCGTGGGATGCAAGAAAAAATGCAGATTCGGTTACAGAACCAACAAACGTGGCTGTCCGGTAACAATCTTTTCCTACTTTTTATGTTTTCctgttgttttctttcttcgtttttttaaactttaatctttaatttaaagaattatgAAATTGAAAACTTATAACTATTTTGCAATTAtctcaaattaattaattaaaatactttcttttacgagatgaaatcatttttatcaattatttgatCACTCGAAGCTTCTCAAaatgattttctcttattcgatgaatgaaaattaactTTCTAGGACTCAATCTACTTTtgtgtatgtttataaaaaaaacattacgTAAAACATGTAATATAACTTTTACTAAAATACAACTTACACCTACACTAGACTGAACAtaacttaatatttatattaaattaattaattttacaataataaattaaataattataataaaaaaagaaatcgaagatttgaaaaatattaacgaatgTACGAgcgtgtaaatatataaatataaaaaattatatactatataaaaatatatttatatatttatataaaaattatatatatatatataaatatataaacaataaaacttGTAAGTTTTGTAACTTTATAAAgagttaattatataaatagttataacatacacacacacacacacacacacacacacacatatatatatatgtaatgaacGAAACGtcaaataaaggagaaaagaaagaagaaataaacagaaatagaattgttcgtttttcttcattttcagaTATGTCGCTGTCGTGCGAGTTGCATCAACGACAAGAACGAACCAATACAGGAAGGTGGAAACTGGCTACGAAACGCTTGCACGACTTGCACGTGCGAGGTAGGCGGGAGAGTAAATTGCAAGGAGACCGTTTGTTCGGTGGCCTGTAGCGATCCTTTACCCCCGGAACCAAACACATGCTGCCCAGTTTGTCCGATCACGGTAAGTTGATCAActcgatctttctttatcgaaaatcgaacAAACTCAACTTCTATTAACCAACAACTTCAAATACTTCGAACTATATTCgtgataacaaataaaaaaaagatcttctataatagtaataatccAATTTAATACTATTTTACTAATCCTTTACTTAGATATATACCTTGGTGAGTCACCTAAAATCTAACCAACCAATTTCGATAatatactaaaaataaatttctacatTAGTATACGAAGTATTTtgcaatttaatattaatcacaatttttctattcttaacGCGAATTTATCGTTAAAAGAGATTTATCGTATATAGAGATTGAATAGCATAGAAATCGAATGGAGGgatatttatgttaattttgaTAATCAAAGGGAATTTTTgcgaatgtatatattttattcgaaatatattgccatttaatattaattgtgagtttaatattaattacgtttttttttatatctatatactgAGAATGTCTCTTTgagcgataaaaataaatttctgcgtaagaatatatgtacgatTAGAAGCAAAAAGcgtattttttagaaatatattttctaagatattaaaagatcataaaaatttcttcaaatgAGACTTAATTCTGTAATATACAGAAACTTTGTGAAACAAATTAAGAAAGATTGAACTATCTTATATATTCGTACTATCGTAATTACTGTGAAGGAAAATATTACTTTccaagatttataaatatcacagTCGACTGTTTTGTATATTAATCGGATTTTATGTCACATAGCATTCAGTTCCTTCGTCAAAAGTAATCAAGATGTTTTTACATCCAAtcttagaatttatataaaccacttaatatatatatatatatatattataaattattaatattaaatcttagaatttatataactcacttaatatatatatgtatatatatttaattattataattatataataatgtacacacatatatttatattataaattattaatattaaattacacaCGCATTTTCGAATTTCAAAGGAAAATGAGATCGGTCATCAGAATAGCAGAGGTTGGGGAGTGGTCCCAATTACGCTGATCGTCGTCCTAGCATTGCTCTGCCTTCTGCTGATCACCCACATCGTTCGTAGCCGTTTCCGTGGTCGACTGTCGCCATCAGATGCAAGCTATTCCTATCCACCGCAATACTACAAGTGCGTGCCTGCTTACGACACACCGATGCATCGAAACGAGAAGATCGTGCCGCTGTAAAAGACTGTTTTCGACGATGCACACCTTCCCCGATGTTCCtcgatcttatttctttccacgtttcttagagaaaaaaaagaacaaatttcaCGAGGATCTTGGATGTGATgctcgtcgaaagaaaaaagaaaaaaaaaaaaaaaagaaagaaagaaaacaaagaggaagaagaaaaactaatCCGGTtcgatttacttttttctaagaaatcgATAAACCGGAGTTGAGAAATAAATAGGACCTTTGCGAGTAGATTCAGTATTATTCTTAAGAGACGAGCGAGACGTGTTTTTGAgggagatcgaagaaaaaacaagataaacaaaaaaaaaaaaaaacaaaaataacgatatataaaatggggtgaggacaaaaaaaaaaagaaagagaaacaaattattCGACGACACCCCACGAATTTACTACCTGCTCGATCCCCTCGAAATctcgttaagaaaaagaaagatgaaaaagaagaaggactaCTAATATACGGTATCGTTTATtctgtaaattataaaaaaaaaaaaaagaaaaaaagaaaaaacgactTTAGCGTAAAACCGTCGTTATAAGTGTGCTAACTAGCGTTAACCCTCCTAGCTCctaacttatatacatatacatactatatatatatatatatatatatatatatataatgtgtgtgtgtgtggaaagagagtatagaaagaaagagacgggTCTCCATCGTAGTATTAGTTTCCTTGATCTCTCTGGACCACAACgcgattgattgattgattaattagtataattaatattcaaaagtCGATTATTGTATgaaatttttcgttctttttcattttttttccttttctattcgttaaaaataatgtgaTAAAAGAGTTTTATATCGTGCCTTAGTTTGTATACctcttattaaataatttaatttaaaaatttcttacaaaattatgacaatttttcatactttatgctcaaatttcattttcatttcttttttttttttttttccccctatTCTCCTTCGACGATCTTCGAGATCATTCATTATTGCTTCGAACGTTACATTGGCGATCGTTTTTGtgtctttaaaaagaaaaaagaagaataaagaagaaggatcgaGATTCTTATTTGAGAGAAAGATCAgacaaaatttgaaatatgaaatgaaaaaaatattaatcctaTCCGAGGTCCAATGAAAGAACTAACGAGTCGgttcaatacatatatatgtataatcaaGAAATATCTTAGGTTAATCCGTTCGTAACTGTGTTATTAGATtgttcctatatatatatatatatatgcatatatatgtatatgtatgtatatgtatgtatgtatatgtgtatatatatatatatatatatatatatatatatatattatatgtatatcactACTTTCACTCTCTTAGCCATCGAGATACATTTCAGTGTGGGAttctcttaaaaagaaaaaaataagataaaaagataagcaTGAAAAGCGAcgaaagtgtatatatatgataccttaatttaaaaaaaaaaaaa carries:
- the LOC122627684 gene encoding kielin/chordin-like protein isoform X2; protein product: MSKGGKKATLFTMRATRAASAFLLLYCAIATAAPDTPSNRLLHGSRCPEDSVENENGECKCSPTCPSPPVCSEPEQRLLLTRNAIPGTPGRCCPRYKCLPSGHQQDGHQEGQDQQQSSENGCPRDSVPSEDEVCKCVPTCPPASCKPGERAVEVRRAVPNTPGSCCPLYDCVASESVYWIETEEGSNTGNCFFKDGIFRRVGEHWKEEPCVNCTCQENGQVSCQAIMCKFCANAIPPDPGECCSHCPQPTSSTDVDVDNKSICKTPLIDCNLNCDRYLTDEDGCQICECYESTKNEIVHTPFENDKHCPELSNCELNCDLVKDESGCSICTCQSTSNSSSPSLSPQRHQQNSSVSSSNRTLSHPNVESFENDDDKKIVCPEVKCDLHCEHGLMMDENDCTLCECKQLHEDCPLFVGCKKKCRFGYRTNKRGCPICRCRASCINDKNEPIQEGGNWLRNACTTCTCEVGGRVNCKETVCSVACSDPLPPEPNTCCPVCPITENEIGHQNSRGWGVVPITLIVVLALLCLLLITHIVRSRFRGRLSPSDASYSYPPQYYKCVPAYDTPMHRNEKIVPL
- the LOC122627684 gene encoding cysteine-rich motor neuron 1 protein-like isoform X1, with product MRASLLLLGGIIVVLSIAVARALSCVCSPLECDVLTDEDCPGGLTWDPCRCCKVCARVEGEPCGGLFGFSGSCAVGLQCVIKNLLPHTREVDEGVCAKIPGRWRRHCPNGPVMSGPGCNLVGDGTSDESGNAVASGKCVCGPSVPWCPGEPRPYVYMTRHECKLNLAAKIAYDDLLDSKDRANVVADESKDATAAPDTPSNRLLHGSRCPEDSVENENGECKCSPTCPSPPVCSEPEQRLLLTRNAIPGTPGRCCPRYKCLPSGHQQDGHQEGQDQQQSSENGCPRDSVPSEDEVCKCVPTCPPASCKPGERAVEVRRAVPNTPGSCCPLYDCVASESVYWIETEEGSNTGNCFFKDGIFRRVGEHWKEEPCVNCTCQENGQVSCQAIMCKFCANAIPPDPGECCSHCPQPTSSTDVDVDNKSICKTPLIDCNLNCDRYLTDEDGCQICECYESTKNEIVHTPFENDKHCPELSNCELNCDLVKDESGCSICTCQSTSNSSSPSLSPQRHQQNSSVSSSNRTLSHPNVESFENDDDKKIVCPEVKCDLHCEHGLMMDENDCTLCECKQLHEDCPLFVGCKKKCRFGYRTNKRGCPICRCRASCINDKNEPIQEGGNWLRNACTTCTCEVGGRVNCKETVCSVACSDPLPPEPNTCCPVCPITENEIGHQNSRGWGVVPITLIVVLALLCLLLITHIVRSRFRGRLSPSDASYSYPPQYYKCVPAYDTPMHRNEKIVPL